One segment of Toxoplasma gondii ME49 chromosome VI, whole genome shotgun sequence DNA contains the following:
- a CDS encoding hypothetical protein (encoded by transcript TGME49_240080~Predicted trans-membrane domain (TMHMM2.0):213-236:250-273:279-298:307-330:350-373:437-460), whose amino-acid sequence MGSRLNGEEHAESTAEGRHLRQETDSSSRQACSPCSVLSVENAERVEVGGSKELPPRSQCACGEKAANPVRLECTDTSENACAARGPDTRGVRTPEKEASAADTDLARQTQVPLLSEMRSASAETQADERTTRSLLNATEPERLPSVFKCLWPRKQSEEERGEEREERGEERGEERGEERGEERGEERGEERGEERGGRNSVSWHCPLCPRSNICLLLFFTAFSTLFFSMAQGPIFDAYLFVLGNGSNLWVGEAASISGLTSLLVAVPVGVAVDRFDRSCMCKLAALVTLVSSLVTSVGCTMDNVPVLLFSLVLWGGTWELASSASFAIFTDSITPAERPYWFTIKGVASTLASAVGPLLMALYFLVEGDEWRLPILHTAIVVGTLLCGPSSGLVLSLVRNPEDEQAALAASRSPSASVGRGALEGERGRSADGDKRIECPRSKPQRRRRSRERRGERELETEPGRRLGSGAATTQRRRRRSAVESHEGNAADLRETRKRSCEQKQQASVQTSRFSLGKIHPLSGPSVVRHTRKGQTDDETEGLLVSSSSQSPSSSSGFLRSSFSSLRRGVSDCARAKGEETVLHAQEGEEPLMRRLAANGDADSCYAASPDFCLRCQLPLHPFFPSDDTSIVSAWRSGRGNSFTGSLCDAAVSQCSTQAPPPSRSSTPTSDAWGHCAVGLCESGEKPPRLPEASLSCVGPRESLRPRCGAVCSAGASAAERFVSFSPSRAALLCTCGNAREEREQADSPAHGGAPLGDSRGGTPPVETLAFVSLNAVLPERKRKPHRDADTLARRLTETGEAGDESQEARDEKQEAGEDIEEAGEKGGQEADEELWQQQLTRGQRMIPLLVAASDTVRAIGAGMTVAFFPLFFKEVYHFEPLDLCFLSTTYAVAIGLFMLLGERLAKSVGRASAAVLFCLGGLCMLFCMCIVQRLAVMVLCFLLRGAFQNAVSPLTRSIIMDFTQKANRGKWNAVESFSSTLWSGSALLGGFLANKDYRFAFFVTAILYSVSLTIFLPLLVLLPPAEELLRNSQNTQQSVYSSSPSSSSSSSSSSSSSSSSSSSSSSSSSSSSSSSSSSLRLREESKEVVVWVGAVSSEHSGSCLSDSSSRDAGAAASETGAEDRSLAAPLLGEDVDPS is encoded by the exons ATGGGGTCGAGACTCAACGGAGAAGAGCATGCGGAAAGCACGGCGGAGGGGAGGCACCTGAGGCAGGAAACTGATTCTAGCTCGCGACAAGCTTGCAGTCCTTGTTCTGTCCTTTCTGTTGAGAATGCCGAGCGAGTCGAGGTCGGTGGATCCAAAGAACTCCCTCCTCGGAGTCAGTGTGCatgtggagagaaggcagcgaatCCTGTCAGACtcgagtgtacagacacatCAGAGAACGCCTGCGCCGCTCGCGGCCCCGACACgcgaggtgtacgtacaccggagaaagaggcatCGGCCGCTGACACCGATCTTGCCCGACAGACGCAGGTGCCTTTGCTTTCTGAAATGCGAAGCGCGTCAGCAGAGACCcaagcagacgagagaacgaCGCGTTCGCTGCTCAACGCGACAGAGCCAGAGAGACTCCCGAGCGTCTTCAAGTGTCTGTGGCCGAGGAAacagagtgaagaagagagaggagaagagagagaagagagaggtgaagagcgaggagaagagcgaggagaagagagaggagaagagcgaggagaagagagaggagaagagcgaggagaagagagaggaggccgGAACTCGGTCTCTTGGCATTGCCCTCTTTGCCCTCGATCAAACATTtgcttgcttctcttcttcactgcgTTTAGCACGCTGTTCTTTTCCATGGCGCAAGGTCCCATCTTTGACGCGTACCTATTCGTCCTCGGAAATGGATCGAACCT CTGGGTCGGCGAGGCCGCGAGCATCTCGGGGCTGACGAGTCTGCTCGTGGCGGTGCCTGTCGGAGTGGCGGTCGACCGCTTCGACCGAAGCTGCATGTGCAAG CTCGCGGCTCTCGTGAcgctcgtctcttctctcgtcacCAGTGTGGGGTGCACGATGGACAACGTTCcagtgcttctcttctctctcgtcctctggGGGGGCACTTGGGAACTCGCCAGCAGCGCGAGCTTTGCGATCTTCACTGACTCCATCACGCCTGCCGAGCGACCCTACTGGTTCACAATCAAAG GTGTGGCGAGCACCTTGGCGAGTGCCGTGGGTCCGCTTTTGATGGCGCTGTACTTTCTggtcgaaggcgacgagtGGCGCCTTCCCATTCTCCACACAGCCATCGTCGTGGGGACGCTGCTCTGTGGACCGAGCTCCGGCCTTGTGCTCTCGCTAGTACGGAACCCAGAAGACGAACAGGCCGCcctcgccgcctcgcgctcTCCGTCGGCCTCCGTCGGCCGCGGCGCGctagaaggagagagaggaaggagtgCAGACGGCGACAAGCGCATAGAATGTCCGCGCAGCAAACCGCAACGACGGCGGCgaagcagggagagacgaggggagagagaactcgagacaGAACCGGGGAGAAGGCTGGGGAGTGGAGCCGCAACGACGCAGCGGCGACGCCGAAGGTCTGCAGTAGAGTCACACGAAGGAAACGCTGCAGATCTccgggagacgagaaagagatcTTGTGAACAGAAGCAGCAAGCATCCGTCCAGACAAGTCGATTCTCTCTCGGCAAGATACACCCGCTTTCAGGACCCTCTGTTGTTCGCCATACTCGTAAAGggcagacagacgacgaaacagaaggtctgcttgtctcttcttcttctcagtctccaTCATCTTCATCTGGTTTCCTccgttcgtctttctccagcCTTCGACGAGGCGTCTCAGACTGtgcgagagcgaagggagaggaaacagtcCTCCATgcacaggaaggagaagagccgcTGATGCGGAGACTGGCGGCAAATGGCGATGCCGATTCTTGCTACGCAGCTTCACCtgacttctgtctccgctgtcagcttcctctccaccctttttttccttcagACGATACCTCGATCGTCAGCGCTTGGCGCTCGGGGCGAGGAAACTCCTTCACAG GATCTCTGTGCGACGCTGCAGTGTCTCAGTGCAGCACTCAGGCGCCGCCGCCGTCGCGCTCTTCCACTCCAACCTCCGACGCATGGGGACACTGTGCTGTGGGTCTGtgcgagagcggagagaagccgccCCGTTTGCCagaggcgtctctctcctgcgttGGTCCAAGGGAGTCGCTGCGGCCGCGCTGCGGCGCAGTGTGTTCCGCCGGCGCATCGGCCGCAGAAAGGTTCGTTTCGTTCTCGCCATCGCGCGCGGCGCTGCTCTGCACCTGCggcaacgcgagagaagagagagagcaagcaGACTCGCCTGCCCACGGGGGCGCGCCTCTCGGAGACAGTCGCGGAGGTACTCCTCCTGTCGAAACGCtagccttcgtctctctcaacGCTGTCCTCCCCGAACGCAAACGGAAgccacacagagacgcagacacccTTGCTCGGCGTCTCACAgaaactggagaagcaggagacgaaagccaagaggcaagagacgaaaaacaagaggcaggagaagatatcgaagaggcaggagaaaaaggaggacaAGAAGCAGATGAAGAGCTCTGGCAGCAGCAGTTGACGCGTGGACAGAGAATGATTCCGCTTCTCGTCGCGGCATCCGACACAGTTCGAGCGATTGGTGCAGGGATGACAGTTGCctttttccctctgttcttcaAGGAAGTCTATCACTTCGAGCCCCTCGacctctgcttcttgtcGACGACGTACGCGGTGGCGATCGGCCTCTTCATGCTGTTGGGGGAGCGTCTCGCCAAGAGCGTCG GTCGGGCGTCGGCTGCGGtgctcttctgcctcggcggcctctgcatgctcttCTGCATGTGCATCGTACAACGGCTTGCCGTGATGGTGCTTTGCTTTCTGCTTCGGGGCGCCTTCCAAAACGCCGTCAGTCCTCTTACGCGTTCCATCATCATGGACTTCACACAGA AAGCAAATCGAGGAAAGTGGAACGCAGTCGAATCGTTCAGTTCGACCCTCTGGTCAGGCAGCGCTCTCCTCGGAGGCTTTCTTGCGAACAAAGACTACCgattcgctttcttcgtcacTGCCATTCTCTACTCGGTTTCTCTGACCATCTTCCTACCTCTCCTGgttctcctccctcccgCTGAAGAGCTCCTTCGGAACTCTCAGAACACACAGCAGTCTGTCtattcctcttctccttcctcctcttcttcctcctcctcttcttcctcctcttcttcttcttcgtcctcttcttcttcctcttcttcttcgtcctcttcttcttcctcttcgtcttctctgcgtctcagGGAGGAAAGTAAGGAGGTAGTTGTCTGGGTCGGCGCCGTGTCTAGCGAGCACAGTGGCTCCTGTCTTTCGGACTCGAGTTCGAGGGATGCCGGTGCGGCCGCCAGCGAGACTGGTGCAGAAGACAGATCCCTTGCTGCGCCGCTCTTAGGCGAAGATGTGGATCCCTCATAA